The DNA region TCATCATCAAAACCTGTAAGCACGACTATCGGAACATTCGGCACAGCCGCGGAAACTTTTTCAACAATTTCCGTGCCCCTGCAATCCGACAAATTCATGTCTTCCAGAATTATATCGTAAGTTCCGGACTGCATCTTGCCCAGTGCTTCCGATAAGGACGCAGCGGTATCGATGTTGAATCTGACGCTTCCTTGTGACTGAACAAGGACGAGTTTGACTAATCTGCGGTCAAGCTCATCATCATCGACAAGTAAAACTTTCACTATATTCTCTTGCTGGGTCATGTACCACTCTTTTGCAAACTGTAAACCAATAATCGCTTAATTTTTGAATTACTTCCTGGAAATCCGGAAGATTAACGGGTTTTTTGATATAGCCTGCCGCCTGAAGCCTGAAACTTTCGAGGATGTCTCTATCCGCATCGCTTGTTGTCAGTATCACAACAGGGACGACTTCCAGAATGTTGTCAGATTTTATCAGACGAAGGAATTCTCGCCCGCCCATACCAGGCATATTCAGGTCGAGCAAAATCAAATCGGGCATTAAAGCTTGTTCCTCTTTTATTTTCTGAAGATAGGCCAAAGCGTCCTC from Planctomycetaceae bacterium includes:
- a CDS encoding response regulator — encoded protein: MEIYKAVTIMLVEDDPGDQKLIKTSLREQKITNMPLVFNCGEDALAYLQKIKEEQALMPDLILLDLNMPGMGGREFLRLIKSDNILEVVPVVILTTSDADRDILESFRLQAAGYIKKPVNLPDFQEVIQKLSDYWFTVCKRVVHDPAREYSESFTCR